One part of the Hydra vulgaris chromosome 01, alternate assembly HydraT2T_AEP genome encodes these proteins:
- the LOC136073966 gene encoding 52 kDa repressor of the inhibitor of the protein kinase-like codes for MSQTKIKFYFEAKHQDSSLLLDNIKRKPMEVSTQPPLSLSKFSKITCCESVSNYTSYSNVAKTLSNSELQHLVKSVFVPCKTYSFPKNLNGRSNFIELLHFHVKAGDKVFEDHFKHHQRNASYISQTRHHKITSDSSNKEQLSLVIRFVDSKFNIREEFISFLHCTNGVTGEGLFDILLKSISDFSLDIMNCRGQSYDGAGAMAGHTKGLSSRILNLNEKASFVHCYSHRLNLAICASCNVQYVKNLLTHVKEVSYFFNLSPTRQQKLEEHIESTIPSAVKKKFKDVCRTRWVEKVSGLDTFQELFIPLVFCLEEMSLNVNKSFNHSTSSSASSLLKLITGFNFIVAMCITRNVFDLTLPITRMLQSKSNDIYDGLNLIQALKDVVSSLRNVVNQHHQMCYEQALKIAQNINVAETKPRTSFISKNRNNTPSESISDYFKFVITIPLLDHLSVELDT; via the exons ATGTCGcagactaaaataaaattttatttcgagGCCAAACATCAAGATAGTAGTCTTTTATTGGATAATATAAAAAGGAAACCAATGGAAGTCTCTACTCAACCACcattatcattatcaaaatttagtaaaattacaTGTTGTGAATCAGTTTCTAACTATACTAGTTATTCAAATGTTGCAAAAACCTTAAGTAATTCTGAACTTCAACATTTAGTTAAATCTGTTTTTGTACCTTGTAAAACATATTCTTTTCCTAAAAATCTGAATGGacgaa gtaattttattgaattgttaCATTTTCATGTTAAAGCTGGTGATAAAGTTTTTGAAGATCATTTTAAACATCATCAACGAAATGCATCTTATATATCACAAACAAGACATCACAAAATCA CTTCTGACAGTTCAAATAAAGAACAGCTATCATTAGTTATACGATTTGTTGATTCGAAGTTTAATATTAGAGAAgaatttatcagttttttacATTGCACAAATGGTGTTACTGGTGAAggattatttgatattttgttaaaaagtatttcagATTTTTCTTTAGATATCATGAATTGCCGAGGACAGTCATATGATGGTGCTGGAGCAATGGCTGGTCATACCAAAGGATTGTCCTCTCgcattttaaatctaaatgaaaAAGCTTCATTTGTTCATTGCTATAGCCATAGGCTAAATTTAGCTATTTGTGCCTCGTGCAACGTACAATATGTTAAGAATCTTCTGACACATGTTAAAGAagtatcatatttttttaatctttcaccTACGAGACAACAAAAGTTAGAGGAGCATATCGAAAGTACTATTCCATCggctgttaaaaaaaagtttaaagatgtTTGCAGGACACGTTGGGTGGAAAAAGTAAGTGGATTAGACACTTTTCAAGAACTTTTTATTCCTTTGGTCTTTTGTCTTGAAGAGATGTCTTTAAATGTCAATAAGAGTTTTAATCACTCAACATCTTCAAGTGCATCGTCTCTTCTGAAACTAATTAcaggttttaattttattgttgctaTGTGCATAACAAGAAATGTGTTTGACTTAACTCTTCCCATAACGCGAATGTTGCAGTCAAAGAGTAATGATATTTATGATggtttaaatcttattcagGCGTTGAAAGATGTTGTATCATCACTTAGAAATGTAGTTAATCAGCACCATCAAATGTGTTATgaacaggctttaaaaattgcacaaaataTTAATGTAGCCGAAACAAAGCCAAGAACTTCCTTTATTTCCAAAAACAGAAATAATACACCTTCTGAAtctatttctgattattttaagtttgttatcACGATTCCTTTGTTAGACCATCTCAGTGTTGAACTAGACACATGA